The proteins below come from a single Excalfactoria chinensis isolate bCotChi1 chromosome 7, bCotChi1.hap2, whole genome shotgun sequence genomic window:
- the LOC140254806 gene encoding transcription factor 15-like, whose translation MKAAEGAAGAGQHRAGDGGGAAGRSQTGNGGRRRRRREGGGRQRAAANARERDRTHSVNTAFGALRTLIPTEPADRKLSKVETLRLASSYISHLANVLRLQGPAAPQPCPQRPICTFCLSEQRKRHREAEGPLAV comes from the exons ATGAAGGCCGCCGAGGGGGCGGCGGGCGCCGGGCAGCACCGGGCGGGAGACGGCGGCGGAGCCGCGGGGCGATCCCAGACCGGTAACGGCGGGAGGAGACGGAGGCGGCGGGAGGGCGGCGGCAGGCAGCGGGCGGCGGCCAACGCCCGCGAGCGGGACCGCACGCACAGCGTCAACACGGCGTTCGGCGCCCTGCGCACGCTCATCCCCACCGAGCCGGCCGACCGCAAGCTGTCCAAAGTGGAGACGCTGCGCCTGGCCTCCAGCTACATCTCGCACCTGGCCAACGTGCTGCGCCTGCagggccccgccgccccgcagccctGCCCGCAGCGCCCCATCTGTACCTTCTGTCTCAGCGAGCAGCGCAAGCGG CACCGAGAGGCCGAGGGGCCGCTGGCCGTGTGA